In a single window of the Bacillus clarus genome:
- a CDS encoding FeoA family protein: MVSANTKPLSEFKTGEFVQIEKIQLEGTMKRRLLDLGFIPGATIKVLQRSPLGDPIAYQVSNTTIALRSEESSLIFGVLIRR, from the coding sequence ATGGTATCGGCTAATACCAAACCCCTTTCTGAATTTAAAACAGGGGAGTTTGTACAAATCGAGAAGATACAATTAGAAGGAACTATGAAAAGACGTTTACTAGATTTAGGTTTTATTCCTGGGGCTACAATTAAAGTGTTGCAACGAAGTCCACTTGGAGATCCAATTGCATATCAAGTCAGCAACACAACTATTGCACTCCGTAGTGAAGAAAGCTCCCTTATTTTTGGGGTATTAATTAGGAGATGA
- a CDS encoding amidohydrolase, with amino-acid sequence MDVAKELILSKNQLVEWRRYFHKYPELSFQEEKTSQFIFDMLRKIPHLEVSRPTKYSVMAKLIGKQPGKTIAVRADMDALPIHEENQFEFNSIYPGVMHACGHDGHIAILLGTVHKLVECRDKIKGEIRFLFQHAEENFPGGAQEMVSAGVMEGVDCIIGAHLWASLEVGKIGVIYGPAMAAPDVFKIIIEGKGGHAGIPHETIDSIAIGTQVVSQLQQIVSRLTNPLDSLVLSVTQFHAGTTHNVIPEQAEIEGTVRSLRHELRGETAAKIERLVKHITESYGANYTFSYEYGYRPVVNDDQVTKLIENTALQLYGRERVVRLQPTMAGEDFSAFLQEAPGTFFFIGARNEEKGIIYPHHHPRFTIDEDALPIGVEIFVSSVMNFMNEGE; translated from the coding sequence ATGGATGTTGCGAAGGAACTTATTCTGTCAAAAAATCAGTTAGTTGAGTGGAGAAGATATTTCCATAAGTACCCAGAGTTGTCATTTCAAGAGGAAAAAACATCTCAATTTATATTCGATATGCTTCGAAAAATCCCTCATTTAGAAGTTTCAAGGCCGACTAAATATAGCGTAATGGCAAAGTTGATTGGAAAACAGCCTGGTAAAACGATTGCTGTTCGTGCAGATATGGATGCTCTCCCAATACATGAAGAAAATCAATTTGAATTTAATTCTATTTATCCAGGTGTAATGCATGCGTGTGGGCATGATGGCCACATTGCTATACTACTTGGTACGGTACATAAATTGGTAGAGTGTAGAGATAAAATTAAAGGAGAAATTCGTTTTCTATTTCAACATGCTGAAGAAAATTTTCCGGGTGGTGCACAGGAGATGGTGTCGGCAGGAGTGATGGAGGGTGTCGACTGTATTATTGGAGCGCATCTTTGGGCATCATTAGAAGTCGGAAAGATTGGTGTTATTTATGGTCCCGCGATGGCTGCACCAGATGTTTTTAAAATTATAATCGAAGGAAAAGGCGGGCATGCAGGGATTCCGCACGAGACGATCGATAGTATTGCAATCGGTACACAAGTAGTCTCGCAACTTCAACAAATTGTATCTCGTCTTACGAATCCGTTAGACTCCCTCGTTTTATCGGTTACACAATTCCATGCTGGGACAACTCATAATGTAATTCCAGAACAAGCGGAAATAGAAGGAACTGTAAGGAGTTTAAGACATGAGTTGCGGGGAGAAACCGCTGCAAAAATTGAACGGTTGGTTAAACATATTACAGAATCGTATGGTGCGAACTATACATTTTCATATGAATACGGATATCGCCCAGTTGTGAATGATGATCAAGTTACGAAGCTCATTGAAAATACAGCGTTGCAACTTTATGGAAGAGAACGGGTAGTTCGCTTGCAACCAACGATGGCTGGAGAAGATTTTTCAGCGTTTTTACAAGAAGCACCGGGAACATTCTTTTTTATTGGAGCTAGAAATGAAGAGAAGGGGATTATATATCCACATCATCATCCTCGTTTTACAATCGATGAAGATGCATTGCCGATTGGAGTAGAGATTTTTGTTTCATCCGTGATGAATTTTATGAATGAAGGAGAATGA
- a CDS encoding sodium:solute symporter family protein — protein MTALLIIIVFLFFALFLGIRAQHGKDMNLEQWSVGGRGFGTIFVFLLMAGEIYTTFTFLGGSGWAYSKGAPTFYILGYGALAYILSYFLLPPVWKYAKEHSLVSQPDFFTKKYNSKALGIIVSIIGVVSIIPYLVLQLKGLGIIVSEVSYGKVSPVVAVWIGAIIITIYVMVSGIHGSAWTAALKDIMILVIVMFLGIYLPYHYYGGMQPMFEAVEAAKPGFLSLPGQGMSISWFVSTIILTALGFYMWPHTFASAFSAKSEKVFRKNAAIMPLYSLVLLFVFFAGFAAILQVPGLKGADADLSLFRLALQTFDPWFIGIIGSAGVLTALVPGSMLVMAASTLLAKNIYQTLAPSVSDRQVAPIAKLFVPVVTLVAVLFTFKGGETIGALLLMGYSIVTQLFPALVCSLFPRQIVTKQGAIAGMGVGLLVVAYITLSNSTIATMFPNFPQYIKDLNVGIVALLINVVVMFIVSGLTRSVSIKTDHIIVEK, from the coding sequence ATGACAGCGTTACTTATCATTATCGTATTTTTATTTTTTGCACTGTTTTTAGGGATTCGTGCACAACATGGAAAGGATATGAATTTAGAACAATGGTCAGTTGGGGGGAGAGGGTTTGGAACGATTTTCGTCTTTCTTCTGATGGCTGGTGAAATTTATACAACATTCACATTTTTAGGTGGAAGTGGTTGGGCGTATAGTAAAGGAGCCCCTACTTTTTACATTTTAGGATACGGTGCATTGGCTTATATTTTATCATATTTTTTATTGCCACCCGTTTGGAAATATGCAAAAGAACATAGTCTTGTTTCACAACCGGATTTCTTTACGAAAAAATATAATAGTAAGGCATTAGGAATCATTGTTTCAATTATTGGTGTTGTTTCTATCATTCCATATCTTGTTTTGCAGTTAAAAGGATTGGGAATTATTGTTTCCGAAGTTTCTTATGGGAAAGTATCGCCGGTAGTTGCTGTATGGATCGGTGCAATTATTATTACGATATACGTAATGGTTTCTGGTATACATGGTTCAGCTTGGACGGCCGCTTTGAAGGATATTATGATACTAGTTATCGTTATGTTTTTAGGGATATATTTACCGTATCATTATTACGGAGGAATGCAGCCGATGTTTGAAGCTGTGGAAGCAGCAAAGCCAGGATTTTTATCTTTGCCGGGGCAAGGAATGAGTATTTCTTGGTTTGTTTCTACCATTATATTAACGGCTCTTGGGTTTTATATGTGGCCTCATACATTTGCTTCAGCTTTTTCAGCTAAGAGTGAAAAAGTATTTCGGAAGAATGCGGCGATCATGCCGCTCTACTCTTTAGTTTTACTTTTTGTGTTTTTTGCAGGATTTGCTGCCATCTTACAAGTTCCAGGATTAAAAGGGGCAGATGCAGATCTTTCTTTATTCCGCCTCGCTCTTCAAACCTTTGATCCGTGGTTTATTGGGATTATTGGTAGTGCGGGGGTGTTAACAGCGTTAGTACCAGGATCTATGCTAGTTATGGCAGCATCTACTTTACTTGCAAAAAATATATATCAAACGCTTGCACCATCTGTCTCAGATAGACAAGTTGCGCCAATAGCTAAGTTATTTGTGCCTGTAGTGACGCTTGTTGCGGTGTTATTTACATTTAAAGGAGGAGAGACAATTGGTGCTCTCCTGTTAATGGGGTATAGTATTGTAACACAGCTCTTTCCAGCGCTTGTATGTAGTCTATTTCCTCGTCAAATTGTCACAAAGCAAGGAGCAATTGCTGGGATGGGTGTTGGACTGTTAGTTGTGGCGTATATTACCTTGTCTAACTCTACAATAGCTACTATGTTTCCGAATTTTCCACAGTATATAAAAGATTTAAATGTAGGTATTGTAGCATTGTTGATTAATGTTGTTGTGATGTTTATAGTTAGTGGTTTGACGAGAAGTGTATCCATAAAAACAGACCATATAATAGTAGAAAAGTAA
- a CDS encoding nucleoside recognition domain-containing protein: MKSHSASKALPLDYIIQHAQTLTKEEDIRDDIVGDIYRTSASICKAAVQYTNTDKLYRSEKLDKIFTSPIWGFPIMLGILSIIFYLTIAGANVPSDMIADFFGWAEGHLTSWFQAMHAPEWVHGILILGLFRGTGAVISVMLPPMAIFFPMFALLENYGYLPRVAFNMDRLFKRSGAHGKQSLTMAMGFGCNAAAIMSTRIIESPRERMLAILTNNFVPCNGRWPTLILMASLFMAAGYTGSMQTLVTAGVVVGMVVIGVIVTLTVSWVLSKTALKGVPTHYTLELPPYRKPKIWNTIVRSTLDKSIYVLKRAVIVAAPAAVLTWILANIFVGDTSLLMYFVNFLDPFAKMLGLDGFILAAFILGLPANEIVIPILLMSYLSTGALTEIDDFNQIKNLFLENGWTWLTALNTMLFSLLHFPCGTTLVNIYKETKSTKWTFLSFAIPTVIAIIVTFLSTQLVHWLGLV, encoded by the coding sequence ATGAAATCTCACTCAGCCAGTAAGGCGCTGCCATTAGATTATATTATTCAACACGCTCAAACACTTACAAAGGAAGAAGACATACGAGATGATATTGTCGGAGATATTTATCGAACTTCTGCGAGCATATGTAAGGCAGCCGTTCAATATACAAATACCGATAAACTGTATCGGTCTGAGAAACTAGATAAAATTTTCACTTCTCCTATTTGGGGATTTCCAATCATGCTCGGTATTTTATCTATTATTTTTTATCTTACAATCGCAGGAGCTAATGTACCATCTGACATGATAGCTGATTTCTTCGGCTGGGCAGAAGGACATTTAACTTCTTGGTTCCAAGCAATGCATGCACCAGAATGGGTACACGGTATTTTAATACTCGGTTTATTCCGCGGTACTGGAGCCGTTATTAGTGTTATGTTACCACCTATGGCTATTTTCTTCCCTATGTTTGCTTTATTAGAAAACTACGGGTACTTACCACGTGTTGCTTTTAACATGGATCGTTTATTCAAACGTTCTGGGGCACACGGAAAACAATCTTTAACGATGGCAATGGGATTTGGCTGTAACGCTGCTGCTATTATGTCGACACGTATTATCGAATCACCGCGTGAGCGTATGCTCGCAATTTTAACAAACAACTTCGTCCCATGTAACGGACGCTGGCCTACATTAATATTAATGGCTTCATTATTTATGGCCGCTGGGTATACAGGTAGTATGCAAACACTTGTTACAGCAGGTGTCGTAGTAGGGATGGTTGTAATTGGTGTTATTGTAACTTTAACCGTTTCTTGGGTTTTATCAAAAACTGCCCTAAAAGGCGTTCCAACTCACTATACGTTAGAGTTACCACCCTACCGTAAGCCAAAAATTTGGAATACAATTGTGCGTTCAACGCTCGATAAATCAATATATGTTTTAAAGCGAGCTGTAATTGTAGCTGCACCTGCCGCTGTCTTAACTTGGATACTCGCTAATATTTTCGTCGGTGACACAAGCTTACTTATGTATTTTGTAAACTTCTTAGACCCATTCGCTAAAATGCTAGGTCTTGACGGTTTCATTCTAGCAGCGTTTATTCTTGGGTTACCAGCTAACGAAATTGTTATTCCGATTTTATTAATGTCTTATTTATCAACTGGTGCTTTAACTGAAATAGATGATTTTAATCAAATTAAAAACTTATTTTTAGAAAATGGTTGGACTTGGTTAACTGCGTTAAACACAATGTTGTTCTCACTTCTTCATTTCCCATGCGGAACAACACTGGTTAACATATATAAAGAAACAAAAAGTACAAAATGGACATTCTTATCGTTTGCAATCCCTACCGTTATCGCCATTATTGTTACATTCCTCTCCACACAATTGGTACATTGGTTAGGGCTTGTATAA
- a CDS encoding Ger(x)C family spore germination protein, protein MKPLLKMMSVISLLCFMSACSELEEIEERGFVVGAAYDIVKEKQSNPIMKGTYQMVLPSKLTPQGGQGDGDGENYINISAKADSVFEQIRIIAKKISRTLFFPHIQVLVFSEELLAKPYVLQNTLDVYIRDHEMRRNIRLFVSKKNAEAILKQSAKPENLPAKYIDMLADHPPKNAQMIEATRIGDVQEKMVGKQSFALPVLGLTKQGVQMEGAALFRGKDNKCVGSLSGEQTLGFNYLIGKKIGGFFTIRKKNQLVTYEIHKLRRKIKVNTANTTKPKFNIHLSLEGTIAELHFSNQNQVMNEKKIVKDISEEMERRIQKSVKLVQKKYKVDVLGLGEVYKRHNYKEWKKVSKNWDQGENYFSDVEINVHVHPIIEHSGSALPKRVK, encoded by the coding sequence GTGAAACCTCTTCTTAAGATGATGTCCGTTATTAGTTTACTTTGTTTTATGAGTGCATGTTCTGAACTAGAAGAGATTGAGGAACGAGGATTTGTCGTAGGAGCTGCATATGATATTGTAAAGGAAAAACAGTCAAATCCGATTATGAAGGGAACGTACCAAATGGTGCTACCTAGTAAGCTAACTCCACAGGGTGGACAGGGTGATGGGGATGGTGAAAATTACATTAATATTAGTGCAAAAGCTGATAGTGTTTTTGAACAGATTCGGATTATAGCAAAAAAAATTAGCCGGACACTTTTTTTTCCGCATATACAAGTATTGGTGTTTTCAGAGGAGTTGCTTGCAAAACCGTATGTTTTACAAAACACATTAGATGTTTATATTCGTGATCATGAAATGCGAAGGAATATTCGCTTGTTCGTTTCAAAGAAAAACGCGGAAGCTATTTTGAAACAAAGTGCGAAACCTGAAAATTTACCAGCAAAATATATTGATATGTTAGCTGACCATCCACCGAAAAATGCACAAATGATTGAAGCGACACGAATTGGAGATGTGCAAGAAAAAATGGTTGGAAAGCAAAGTTTTGCCTTACCTGTTCTAGGATTGACGAAACAAGGGGTACAGATGGAAGGAGCGGCTTTATTTCGCGGGAAGGACAATAAGTGTGTAGGGAGTTTAAGTGGGGAACAAACATTAGGTTTTAATTATTTGATAGGTAAAAAAATTGGAGGTTTTTTTACAATTCGAAAGAAAAATCAGCTGGTTACATATGAAATTCATAAGTTGCGTCGCAAAATTAAAGTAAATACTGCAAATACTACTAAACCGAAATTTAATATTCATTTATCATTAGAGGGAACGATAGCTGAATTGCATTTTAGTAATCAAAATCAAGTTATGAATGAAAAAAAAATAGTGAAAGATATTTCGGAAGAGATGGAAAGACGTATTCAAAAATCGGTAAAGCTTGTGCAAAAAAAATATAAGGTAGACGTATTGGGATTGGGAGAAGTGTATAAACGCCATAATTATAAAGAATGGAAAAAGGTAAGCAAGAATTGGGATCAAGGCGAAAATTATTTTAGCGATGTTGAAATTAATGTTCATGTTCATCCGATAATTGAACATTCTGGTTCGGCATTACCGAAGCGAGTGAAGTAA
- a CDS encoding phosphate ABC transporter substrate-binding protein PstS family protein, whose product MVMKKGIKFSLAALVVAGALVGCGKAESTDNKETAKGSDNAKQELSGTIAAAGSTALQPLAEEAGKQFMEKNSKVSIQVQGGGSGTGINQVASGAVQIGNSDVPAADKIKDAEKAKELVDNKVAGIAFALVVNKDVKVDNLTVQQVQDIFTGKVTNWKDLGGKDEKINVINRPASSGTRATFEKTIMKDAKINDGTGTTQDSNGAVEQAINSTPGSISYLAMSYMVGDKKGALQTVKIDGAEPKVENISSGKYPFWSYEYMVTKGEAKEATKAYIDYVKGKDFEKQVEDMGYIPMSKLNK is encoded by the coding sequence ATGGTTATGAAAAAGGGTATTAAATTTTCTTTAGCAGCTTTAGTTGTTGCAGGAGCATTAGTTGGATGTGGAAAAGCAGAAAGTACGGATAATAAGGAAACTGCTAAAGGAAGCGATAATGCGAAACAAGAATTATCAGGTACGATTGCAGCAGCTGGCTCTACAGCTCTTCAACCTCTTGCGGAGGAAGCTGGAAAGCAATTCATGGAGAAAAACTCTAAAGTTTCTATTCAAGTTCAAGGTGGCGGTAGTGGAACAGGGATTAACCAAGTAGCTTCTGGTGCAGTGCAAATTGGTAACTCGGATGTTCCGGCTGCAGATAAAATAAAAGATGCTGAAAAAGCAAAAGAATTAGTAGATAACAAGGTGGCGGGTATTGCGTTCGCACTTGTCGTAAATAAAGATGTAAAAGTTGATAATTTAACAGTACAACAAGTACAAGATATCTTCACTGGAAAAGTAACGAACTGGAAAGATTTGGGCGGAAAAGATGAAAAAATTAACGTAATTAACCGTCCGGCTTCATCTGGTACACGTGCTACATTTGAAAAAACGATTATGAAAGACGCGAAAATTAATGATGGAACTGGTACAACACAAGATTCTAACGGTGCGGTAGAGCAAGCGATTAACTCTACTCCAGGTTCGATCAGCTATTTAGCAATGTCTTACATGGTTGGCGATAAAAAAGGTGCATTACAAACTGTAAAAATTGACGGTGCAGAACCGAAAGTTGAAAACATCTCTTCTGGTAAATACCCATTCTGGTCTTATGAGTACATGGTAACTAAAGGAGAGGCGAAAGAAGCGACAAAAGCTTACATTGATTATGTAAAAGGTAAAGACTTTGAAAAACAAGTAGAAGATATGGGCTACATCCCAATGTCTAAATTAAATAAGTAA
- a CDS encoding FeoB small GTPase domain-containing protein, whose translation MSNHRIALAGNPNTGKSTLFNTLTGLKQHTGNWTGKTVLKAEGEYEHNGNIYTIIDLPGTYSLYSNSADEEVARDYIMFEKPEVTVVVIDATAMERNLNLALQVMEMTNDVIVCINLIDEAEKKGILIDEKKLAKSLGVPVVKISARNRVGIGHLLNIIAKVANKKLIPTPIKITYNEKIENMIQELEPQIYKVFGDTYPARWVALRILDGDKNFLATLQKHHKEPLVREVIINEISLSQ comes from the coding sequence ATGAGTAACCATCGCATCGCGTTAGCTGGTAACCCGAATACTGGGAAAAGTACATTATTTAATACATTAACAGGATTAAAACAACATACAGGAAACTGGACGGGAAAAACTGTATTAAAAGCAGAAGGCGAATATGAACATAACGGAAATATATATACCATAATAGATTTACCCGGAACATATTCACTGTATTCAAACTCTGCTGATGAAGAAGTAGCAAGAGATTATATTATGTTCGAAAAACCAGAAGTAACTGTAGTCGTTATAGATGCCACTGCAATGGAAAGAAATTTAAACTTAGCACTACAAGTTATGGAAATGACTAATGATGTTATCGTATGCATCAACTTAATAGATGAAGCAGAAAAAAAAGGAATCCTTATTGATGAAAAGAAATTAGCAAAATCACTCGGTGTACCTGTCGTCAAAATTTCGGCGCGAAATCGAGTTGGTATCGGTCATTTGCTAAATATCATTGCTAAAGTAGCTAATAAGAAACTCATCCCTACCCCCATTAAAATTACTTACAATGAAAAGATTGAAAATATGATTCAAGAATTAGAACCACAAATTTACAAAGTATTCGGGGATACGTATCCAGCACGTTGGGTTGCATTACGTATATTAGATGGAGATAAAAACTTCCTAGCTACACTTCAAAAACACCATAAGGAGCCACTTGTAAGGGAGGTCATAATAAATGAAATCTCACTCAGCCAGTAA
- a CDS encoding DUF3311 domain-containing protein: MKKIHMLALIPVLCLVVGPIFTNSVTPYVLGMPFLLFWVLLSVLITSLCMGFVYLFDPANKGDAK; this comes from the coding sequence ATGAAGAAAATACATATGCTAGCACTTATTCCAGTTCTTTGTTTAGTAGTTGGACCAATATTTACGAATTCAGTTACTCCTTACGTATTGGGAATGCCCTTTTTACTGTTTTGGGTTTTATTATCGGTATTAATTACCTCTCTTTGTATGGGATTTGTGTACTTGTTTGATCCTGCTAATAAGGGGGATGCAAAATGA
- a CDS encoding spore germination protein, with product MGSLLKLEANLFKIIKEIKEELDSPNDLTIREFTLAGSSTRCAVIFLCGLTDKDNIFKYIIRPLQYEELPQQSATIQTLLDRFISIAEVNIEKTFPNVINSILAGDTIVCIDDIPLAIVINSRAWEKRSLEPPVTEDLIRGPRVGLNEDINVNKMLIRRGLRDPKLRFKSYIMGKRSQKEVTLVYIEDIINPYIVEELDRRLQSIVTDVIFETGTIEQLIQDNNLSPFPQFLNTERPDNIVASLAKGKATILVDGSPFALIAPLVFVDIFQSVEDHYERWGIGTLLRILRMGSGLMAVLLPAMYVALVSYHQGLIPSKLAYSIAGAREGVPFPAYIETFMMALTMELIREAGIRLPKPMGQTIGIVGGLVIGEAAVNAGIVNPFLVIIIAVTAIATFSLPVYSITITFRILLFVFVLAATAFGLYGIILALIALAVHITNLKSVGVPYTTPIAPAFYKDWKEEFIRLPKSMLKERPEYLQTKDPTLRPKERK from the coding sequence GTGGGGAGTTTGTTAAAGTTAGAGGCCAACTTATTTAAAATTATAAAGGAAATCAAGGAAGAATTAGATTCTCCTAATGATTTAACGATTAGAGAATTTACGCTTGCTGGTAGTTCTACACGCTGTGCTGTCATTTTTTTATGTGGGTTAACAGATAAAGATAATATTTTTAAGTATATTATTCGGCCGCTTCAATATGAAGAATTACCACAGCAATCGGCAACAATTCAAACTCTGCTGGATCGTTTTATTTCTATTGCAGAAGTAAATATTGAGAAAACATTTCCGAATGTAATTAATTCGATTTTAGCAGGGGATACAATTGTATGCATTGATGATATTCCTTTAGCGATTGTTATTAATAGTAGAGCGTGGGAAAAAAGAAGTTTAGAACCACCAGTAACAGAAGATTTAATACGTGGACCAAGAGTTGGGTTGAATGAAGATATCAACGTAAACAAGATGTTAATTCGCCGTGGTTTACGTGATCCAAAGTTAAGGTTCAAATCCTATATTATGGGGAAGCGATCACAAAAAGAGGTAACTTTAGTCTATATAGAAGATATTATTAACCCTTACATTGTAGAAGAACTAGATCGACGACTTCAATCAATAGTGACAGACGTTATTTTTGAAACAGGAACAATTGAGCAATTGATTCAAGATAATAATTTATCACCATTTCCGCAATTTTTGAATACAGAAAGGCCGGATAATATAGTGGCTTCATTGGCGAAAGGAAAGGCGACCATTTTAGTAGATGGCTCACCATTTGCTCTTATCGCGCCACTAGTATTTGTTGATATCTTTCAATCTGTAGAAGATCATTATGAACGCTGGGGAATTGGGACATTATTAAGAATTTTACGTATGGGATCTGGTCTTATGGCTGTTTTACTCCCGGCTATGTATGTAGCGCTTGTGTCGTACCATCAAGGGCTTATTCCTTCTAAGTTAGCTTATTCTATTGCGGGAGCGAGAGAAGGGGTACCATTTCCGGCTTATATAGAGACATTCATGATGGCATTAACGATGGAATTAATTCGGGAAGCTGGTATTAGACTTCCGAAACCGATGGGGCAAACAATTGGAATTGTAGGTGGTCTTGTAATTGGAGAGGCAGCTGTAAATGCAGGGATTGTAAATCCGTTTTTAGTTATTATTATTGCTGTTACAGCAATCGCTACATTTTCACTTCCTGTATATAGCATTACGATTACGTTTCGAATTTTGCTTTTTGTCTTTGTATTAGCTGCGACTGCTTTTGGCTTATATGGGATTATTTTAGCTCTTATTGCGCTCGCGGTTCATATTACGAACTTGAAGAGTGTTGGGGTGCCGTATACGACTCCTATAGCGCCAGCGTTTTATAAAGACTGGAAAGAAGAGTTTATTCGTTTGCCGAAATCAATGTTGAAAGAAAGACCAGAATATTTACAAACAAAAGATCCTACATTACGTCCAAAGGAGCGAAAATAA
- a CDS encoding endospore germination permease, whose amino-acid sequence MKPFEYGDEEIGSRELGFAVTSTIIGTGALSMPRVIATETLFSDGWVILLVSGLICACLGWGVTRVAILFPKQNFVQYTSTHLTKPVAYTFSIILVLTFAALTAYEARTISIIAQTYLFSDTPVQLLSFFFLLVVIYGVNGSRAALLRLNVLFLPIVVVAILLLSLLNVNLMEIDSLLPAFQTDVSQYAKGLKNSIFTFIGFEVALFYAVMLNRTEKKAPMAVAKAVMLTVMSYILIYITCISVFTYMTTKGLTYPTIELGKEIEIGGGFLERFDAIFFTTWIITIYNTTAMYYDVAALLFCAMFPKVKKHIFIFVSAPIIFMVNMVPGNLDALSNYGTYLAWVDMGCIVLAPLLVFIVYKIKRRGGQSETSS is encoded by the coding sequence TTGAAACCATTTGAATACGGAGATGAAGAAATTGGATCTCGGGAACTTGGTTTTGCGGTAACATCGACAATTATTGGTACTGGTGCATTGTCAATGCCACGAGTGATTGCTACTGAGACGTTGTTCTCGGATGGTTGGGTGATATTGTTGGTTAGTGGATTGATATGCGCATGTTTAGGATGGGGTGTGACACGAGTTGCTATTTTGTTTCCGAAACAAAATTTTGTACAATACACAAGCACACACTTAACGAAACCTGTGGCTTATACTTTTAGTATCATTTTAGTATTAACTTTTGCAGCTTTGACAGCGTATGAAGCTAGAACAATTTCAATTATTGCACAGACGTACTTGTTTAGTGATACACCTGTGCAATTGTTGTCTTTTTTTTTCCTATTAGTTGTCATTTATGGAGTAAATGGATCTAGAGCAGCTTTGTTAAGGTTAAATGTATTATTTTTACCTATCGTAGTAGTAGCAATCTTACTATTGTCCTTATTAAATGTAAATTTAATGGAGATAGATAGTCTTTTACCTGCTTTCCAAACGGACGTAAGTCAGTATGCTAAGGGGCTTAAAAATTCTATTTTTACATTTATTGGTTTTGAAGTTGCGTTGTTTTATGCTGTGATGTTAAATCGAACAGAAAAAAAAGCACCAATGGCAGTTGCGAAAGCGGTAATGTTGACAGTGATGTCTTATATTTTAATCTACATTACATGTATAAGTGTGTTTACATATATGACAACAAAAGGTTTAACATATCCGACAATTGAATTAGGGAAGGAAATTGAAATTGGAGGAGGCTTTTTAGAAAGATTTGATGCAATCTTTTTTACAACTTGGATCATTACTATTTATAACACTACGGCTATGTATTATGATGTGGCCGCTTTATTGTTTTGTGCGATGTTTCCGAAAGTAAAGAAGCATATTTTTATTTTCGTAAGTGCTCCCATCATTTTTATGGTCAACATGGTACCAGGGAATTTGGATGCATTGTCGAATTACGGAACCTATTTAGCATGGGTTGATATGGGATGTATAGTTTTGGCACCTTTATTAGTTTTTATTGTATATAAAATAAAAAGAAGAGGTGGTCAAAGTGAAACCTCTTCTTAA
- a CDS encoding C39 family peptidase: MKKLKYMFIVGIILFAVFLIGKNKIMQKVQELRLDFLYEMKETAMVENVPFIKQLPELPRGCEVTSLAMLLQHNGVQVDKMQLASEIHRVPFEEKGLRGNPYEGFVGNIYTKSEPGYGVYHQPIFKLAEKYVPEKVMNLTGRDVEDLYKVISSGSPVWVIANTTFKPLDEDNFETWNTSSGEVKITYYEHSAVVIGYDQNFVYVNDPLANNPRKAVPRTQFETAWDQMGKQAITIL; the protein is encoded by the coding sequence ATGAAAAAACTTAAATATATGTTTATTGTCGGCATCATACTTTTTGCTGTCTTTTTAATAGGTAAGAACAAAATTATGCAAAAGGTGCAAGAGTTACGATTAGATTTTTTATATGAGATGAAGGAAACAGCTATGGTTGAGAATGTTCCATTTATAAAGCAATTGCCGGAATTACCGAGAGGATGCGAAGTGACAAGTTTAGCAATGCTATTGCAGCATAATGGCGTACAAGTAGATAAAATGCAACTTGCTAGTGAAATTCATCGTGTTCCATTTGAAGAAAAAGGTTTGCGCGGAAATCCGTATGAAGGGTTTGTAGGAAATATTTATACGAAATCAGAGCCAGGATACGGTGTATATCATCAACCGATTTTTAAATTGGCTGAAAAATATGTTCCTGAAAAAGTAATGAATTTAACAGGTAGAGATGTGGAAGATTTATATAAAGTGATTAGTTCCGGATCACCTGTATGGGTAATTGCTAATACGACATTTAAGCCACTGGATGAAGATAACTTCGAAACATGGAATACGAGTTCTGGGGAAGTGAAAATTACATATTATGAACATAGTGCAGTAGTAATTGGATATGATCAGAACTTTGTGTATGTCAATGATCCACTTGCAAATAATCCACGTAAAGCTGTTCCTCGTACTCAATTCGAAACAGCGTGGGATCAAATGGGTAAACAAGCGATTACTATTTTATAA